The nucleotide sequence TAGGAGAAATGAGAGGTAAAGGAAGAAATGGAGCATTTGTGGGTGAGAAACAcaatcaccacacacacaccacagttgGCAGAATGCCTTCcctgatacatatacacacatatctacacATGCAAGTGCACACACGCAGATTTTCTGAGACACACACTATGAATTCTTCTGGAAGAGAAGAACTGACTTGAGAGGGCACAGGAAGCACCCATGAATGGAAACTAGTATGTCCCGGACTCAAAAGACAGGACCAGTCATTGCTGCAGAACCAATCAGGGTGACTACTGGTCTCTTGGGCCCAGATCACCATTTTCTTTGGCTGGTTGGCTTCCTGCTCATTCCTGTTCACAATTTTATCCTAGGACTTTATCTCCAATGAGGCCCCTTTTTAACTGCCATGATCTAGATTTATCTTCCTTGGCCTTGAGCATAGCAGGAATACTCATTGGCCGTAGGCTCAGCCAGCTCAGTACCCATTGGCTGCTCTGCACTAAGCTTCTGTCTCCATTGGCCGCACATTCAAGGCATCCTCATTCATTCTTACTGCTGTGGGCTCAGGAGGCCGTTTTCATTGGCTGCCCGGTCCTGAAGCTCGATCTCTATTGGTTGCCACGAGAGGTAGTATCTCCACTGACAGTGAATCCAATGGATGAATGGGCTTTGTTCTCTCCGTGCCACACTGGTAGGTGTCTCCCAACATGTGCCCCCTCCTCAGCCTGCATTAAGGTGGGGGGGCATTGGGGGTGCCTGAAGAAGGCCCAACAGCCTCTAGAAGCCTCTGGTGCTGGCGAAGGTGCCTCCTCCTTTCGTGTTCCCCTGTGACTTCACACACCAGCTGGGCAGGGAAGGCCCCAGGAAGCCCCTTCAGCCAACCTGGGGGAAGAGAGACAGGGGATCCAGTGAGGTAGGGACAGGAAGCAGGTGAAGAGGGAAAGGGGGCCTCatgggttctcaggccttcagggTCATTGTAGGTGTGGGAATTCATGGATAAGCCTGGAGCATCAGTAGAAAGGGCATCAGAAGTGGAGGTGACAGCAGCTTGAAGAGGGTCTGGGCTGCTCCTCCATCAAGCCCTGCATGGCGGCTCATGTCACTTGGAGTAAGAGGTGGAGTCCTTGCAGGGACCTGCCAGGTCCTGCGTGATCCTGTCCCTGCCACTTCTGTGACCTCATTTGcttctccccctttctctctcctgctggccacactggcctccttatagttcctcagtcacacaccaaccacagggcctttgcactgcctGCTGCCTCCGGCTGGGACATTCTTCCCCCAGACACCATGGGCCTAAATTAGCTCCATCAAGCTTCATGCTGCCTTCTCAGTGaggtccacctcagcctccgtaTTGAAAATTTCACGCTGCCCAACCCTGGACACTCCTCACCTTCACATGTACTTTATAATTTACTTATCTATTTTGCTCATTCTTTATCGTCTGCCTCCTCTGCTAGAACATGGCTCCAGCAAGGAAGGAAGTGTGATTGATATATTTGATTCACAGTCCCTAGAACAGCGAGTGGCACTtcgtaggtgcttaataaatatttactgaatgaataaatgaaacacggccaggcgcaggggctcatgcctgtaatcacagcactttgagaggctgaggcaggaggatcacttgagcccaggagttcaagaccagcctgagcaacctagCGAGACCCCCacctccattaaaaaaagaaagaaagaaagaaggccaggcaccggaggctcatgcctataatcccagcactttgggaggtgaaagcagacggatcacctgaggtcaggagttcgagaccagcctggccaacatggtgaaatcccatctctaccaaaaatacaaaaattagccaggcttggtggcaggtgcctgtaattccaggtacttgggaggttgaggcaggagaatcctttgaacccgggaggcagaggttacagtgagccgagctcacaccactgcactctagcctggctgacagaatgagaatctgtctcaaataataataataaaaaaaatacaaaataaataaatgaaagactgTCTCACCTTCAGGGGTCTTGTGCAGGTGTTTGGGGGCAGCCCTGGACTCCAGACTCCGTCCTTCAGTTTTGGCAGGTGTAGATGACTCTGAACACAGTTCCTGGGAACAGTCTGGTTGGGGGTGGGTGACATTAAAGTGATTCTGTTTAGCTTCTCCCCCATATTCCTCTAagattcactttttctttttttttttttttttgagacagagtctcgctctgtcgcccaggctggagtgcagtggcgcaatctcggctcactgcaagctccgcctcctgggttcacgccattctcctgcctcagcctcctgagtagctgggactacaggcgcccgccaccgtgcccgactaattttttgtatttttagtagaaacggggtttcaccgtggtctcaatctcctgaccttgtgatccgcccgcctcggcctcccaaagtgctgggattacaggcgtgagccaccgcgcccggcaagactcactttttcttccctcctcccatctaGGGGGATACTCACCACAGTCCTCATAGATGGTGTCTGGGGAGCAGGGAAGAGGGCCTGGGGTCGGGAAGGCTCCTAGCCAGCGCTGCATGTCTGATCTGGTGGGGACATTGGGAAGTGTCACAGATGGCCCAAGAGATCCTctagggctgaggcaggagccacAGAAGAGAGAGACTGGGGAAGTTGGAGGAGCTCTGAGAGGTCAGATAAGCGTCCCAAGGGTGTTTTCTGAAGGAAACACAACTCACAGGGAAGAAGCTTGGAGTAGCCGGTGGGTGGGGCGACCCTGGTGGTTGCTGAGAAGGGAGAGGCGGAAGGTAGGGGGTCCAGATGGATCCGGAACCTGCTGGGCCTGGACCAGGGAGCGATGGGCATAGTCCAGAACCTGTAGCCGCTGCCCACTGCCCAGGGATGAGGTCGTTCAGAAGGACAGCAGGGGTCCCGCTGGACCCCTCCTGCCCACGCCAGACTGGGCTCCTTCCTTCCCTAGGACTCACCTCTTAGGCTGAGTGATGAGCAGCAGGTCGCTGAAgagcagcaggcaaagaggggTGAAGCGGGGGCGCGAGGCAAAGAGCACGCCCCCCCTCCGGCACCCTAACTCGGTCAGCTCTCCCTGGAACTCCAGGCGCCGTGACCAGGAGACtaggggcagggcctgggaggaagcagaggcagaggaggttctagcagcagcagcagcagcaccgtGGGGCAGGGCAAGATGGGGAGCCTGGGCAGGGATGTACCTTGACTTTGTGGAAGCGCAGCCTTTGGGTGAGCCGGATCAGCTCTTCAGTCTGCTTCATGCGCCCCACCTCAGCGCTGCAACGCTCGATGATCTAGGTAAGGGGATCTGTGTTACCCACCCCAGCGGCCAGCCCCCTACTCCCTACCATTTCTCTCTACCACCTTGTCACCTCCCCCCACTTCAGTGTCCCTCCTGCCCACCTTGCTGACAGCACCCAGGGCCTTCTGGGCATTCTCCTGACGGCTGGACCCCTCTTCTGTCTGACGCAGGATATTCTGGGGACAAGGAGGAAGGGTGACTGGGCCCCCTGCTCTGTGGCCCTGGGATTCAGAGGGGCCACAGCTCAGAGGACCCTGCCTGCTTTGGCCAATTTCAACAAGGCTGACAGACCTCATCATTCACCATCTGCAGAACCCTAAGCAAGTCCtgttacctctctgagcctcagcttccccatctgtaaaatggggctaatatcCACCTAGCATATCAATAGCATTGTTTTGAGGATTCAAGAaggtaatatatgtaaagtgcttagcatagttCTTGGTACATATTAAATGTTGAAAAGaagattcctattttttttttttttcagagtctggctctatcacccaggctgcaatgcagtagcgcaatctcggttcactgcaacttctgcctcccgggttcaagtgattctcctgcctcagcctcccaagtagctgggattacagacatgtgccaccacgcttggctaattttttttatttttagtagaaatggggtttcatcatgttggccaggctggtcttgaactcctgacctcagatgatccacccgcctcggcctcccaaagtgctgggattacagcgtgagccactgtgcccggcccaaaggttcctattattttaataattattaaccAAAACTGTTAGTGCAGGCAATACAGTAGAGTACCTAAGAGTGCTTAATTACAATTTTTTCTCCATCAGTTATTTCTATATGACCTGGGGCAAGTTATGTAACCTGTGCCTTAGCCTTCTCATCTCTAAAGTAGGACAAATAATAGTTCCTACCCTCACACAGTTGTGGATAAGGTTACACAGGTGTATAGCACTTAGAACCATTCCTAGAAAGCTCAATAGCTGTTGAGCTATTATGATTAGTATcattactattattgtgttgtctACACTGGGGATAGATAAAGCTGAATAAGATGATAAAGACACTGAAAATCTGGTTGGGAACTCTTCACATAAAGATCCCCCCATtcgctgggctcagtggctcacgcctataaggCCAGAGCTTTGagaagctgagataggaggactgcttgaggccaggagttcaagaccagcctagccaacatagtgacaccctgtctctatacaaataaaaattagtaaatagcagggcatggtggcactgtggtcccaggctgaggcatgaggatcccttgagcccaggcatttgaggctgcagtgagctgtgatcgtgccaccgCTCTAAAGATCCCCATATTGGGTGGCCTGGTTAGAAAGGAGTCTCTACTTTGCAATAGAAGAGAGCATGtcagctgggagcggtggctcatgcctgtaatcccagcactttgggaggccgaggcgggcagatcatgaggtcaggagatggagaccatcctggctaacacggtgaaaccccgtctctactaaaaatacaaaaaattagccaggtgtggtggcgggcgcctgtaatcccagctacttaggaggctgaggcaggagaatggtgtgaacccgggaggcggagcttgcagtgagccgagatcaggccactacactccagcctgggtgacagagcaagactccatctcaaaaaaagaaaagaagaagaaggaggaggagaagagtgtctcaaacttttttttcccaatatcACCCCACTAAGATGCCTTTTTTAGATAATTTTCCCTAAACATCCCCCTCACCATGAAAGTTTAATTCTACAGATCTACTGGAACTCTGTTTATGCACTAAAGCttaatggaggccgggcgcggtggctcaagcctgtaatcccagcactttgggaggccgagacgggcggatcacaaggtcaggagatcgagaccatcctggctaacacggtgaaaccccgtctctactaaaaacacaaaaaattagccgggcgaggtggcggcgcctgtggtcccagctactcgggaggctgaggcaggagaatggcgggaacccggaagacggagcttgcagtgagctgagatctggccactgcactccagcctgggcgacagagcgagactccgtctcaaaaaaaaaaaaaaaaaaaaaaaaaaaaagcttaatggAGTACAGCTGTTGGAATAACTAAGATTATTTTCACCCCCAAAGAACCAATTTTTGCCCCCTTGGAGGTGATATCACCCCAGCTGGGAAGGCATGTGGGTAGAAGAATACAGCCAGAGACAACCTCAAAAACCACTCACACACTCCCCCTGAGACCCAGcaagcagaagggacttgcccgAGGTCACTCAGAGagtcagtggcagagctaggTGTGGAACGCCTGTCTCCAGCCAGAGGTCCTTTCCCTGCACCTGGACCTGGAGGCAGTCCAGGTAAGGGGAAGAGCGCACAGGTCCCCTAAGGCAGGGCGTGGTGGGTCCTAGGCTGAGACACCCAGATTCGTAGTTATGATTTGGGGGATTTTATGTTTAAGGTGGAGTAGTGCATGGTGATAACTGGAGGGCCAAGAAGCCCTCAGGAGTGTTCTCCGATGGGGTTGGTGGGGCGGAAACTGCCGCAGCCGGACGGGTACCTGCAGTAGCATGCGGAGCCGGGTGATGCGCTGGAAGGGCAGTAGCAGGAAGGACGGCAGCGGGAGCCGCTCACACTTAGGGAGGCTCTGCAGCCGGCGCAGCTCGGCGGAGAAGCGCATGTTGGTGTCCCTGCAGAAGCAAGAGTGGTTAGCGGCTGCCTGGAGGCCCTGGTGCCCCAGCCTGCTGTGGCCTCGACCCCACCCCTCTCTGCAGCTTCCTCCACACCCCTGGGACACTCACATGAGGCGGCTGTAGGTCTCCTCCTGATACTGTTGGTTCCGCACATAATCCACATACACCGAGAAAGGCCCCACAGCGTGGGCGTGCACCACATCACACAGGTCGCTGATGTGGGGGGAAGAGCGCACACGGGACAGGAGCGTTGCTAGAAACCTGAAGGAATTGGGGAAGCAAGCAATGGGGGCGGGGCAGAGAGCCAGGTCTCCCGGGTTCGTGAGAGAAGGGCTGGGAACCAACTGGGTCAGTAGAAGGAAGGACCTGGGCCCGGGAGAGAGGAAAGGGCGTGCCCAGCAGCCTAAGGGCAGGTTCCCTGGAAGTACAGGAAGCCACTGACCGTTCGCTGACTCCCTGGACTCGCTGCACATTGGAGAAGAGTGTGTGGTGATCACGGGGGGTGAGCGTGTCCCGGAGTGCCTGGCTCAGCACGAAAGTGTCGGTCAGCAGCCGCAGGGAGCGCAGGTAGGAAGCCTCGGACGTTACCACCTCGAAAAGACTCTAAAAAGAAGAGCAGGCAGTCGTGGAAAGCCAGGACCCTGGGCCCTCCTCCCCTACGTCTGACCCATGCAGCCCGCCCAACCCCAGCAGCCTCCTCCCGTCTCCCACCTCCAGCTCCCACCTCCTGCATGCGCCTCTCCTGGGGGCTGAGGGTATCCAGAAGGCCGCTTGTTTGCACAGCCGGAAGCTCCTGCCACAGGGTGTTGCGAGGTCCAGGGGTTCGTGGGAAAGTGGGCGCATCTCCAGCATTTGCTGGAGAAGGACTCCCATCCTCACCGACCCCCCACAGCTCCTCTGACAGCACGGCTGCTCGGTAGGTCTGGTACAGAGGTTCTAGAGGGCAAACATAGCACTTCAGGGAAGCCCAGGGCCCCCAAACCCTTCCCCCACTGCTTGATGGTCACAGCAGGGACCCTCAGGTCCAGAGGCCCTCACCATCCTGCAGGGGCAGCTCCCAGTTCTGCTCCTTCAGCACCTCTAGCCCCTCCTCTTCCCtgtggagaaagaaagggaagggagtcCCCCAGGGCCACGACTACTGCCCACCTCAGGGTGCTTGTTGTTCCCATGCTGGACAGGGCAACGCACATGCAGATTGAATGTAGGGATCCTGACGGCTCCCCACGTCAAACctcaggctttttgttttgtttgaagggGAAAGAcaaggtttcgctatgttgcccaggctggtcttaaactcctggcctcaagcaatcctgccaccttggccttgcaaagtgtcaggattacaggcgtgagctactttGCCCGGCCCAAATTTCAGATCTTTTTATGTGCCTTTTAGAGAGGAGCCCCTGAACTAAGTGGGCCCCATTCCTATCTCAACTATTGTAGACCAGAGACTTCTGAGTCTCCTTCTCAGCCCTCTCACGTAGCAATCATTGTCTGGAATGCCCTGTTTGTGTGTCAAGGAAGCTCAACGTGGTGGACTACACTCTCACACCTCCCACCAGCACGTGTAGCCCCTTATCTCCCCTGCTCTGGTCATCggcaccaccacacccccatTCGCCCAAGCTAAAAACCACGCtggtaaatgtttattgaataaatgaatggaccCTGATAACAATGGTGAATCTAAGATAATTAACAAGCCTGGATAGCATAGAAGAGATGGTCATGATTGCCAAATAGATTTTCAGACAATAATTACAATAGAAGCTCAAGGTGAGGGAAGGGAGTTAAAGTGGTACACTTACTCTGGGCCCGGCTCTTCACAATATCATATCCCCACGATTCCATGAAGTGGCTTCTATGCTTagccccatttcatagatgaggacactgagacccAGGAAGGCTAAagaccttctttttctttcttttttttttttttttttcttttttgagacagagtttctctcttgtcgcccaggctggagtgcagtggcgcgatcttggctccttgcaacctctgcctcctgggttcaagtgattctcctgcctcagcctcccgagtagctgggattacaggcacccgacaccacgcccagctaatttttgtatttttggtagagatggggtttcaccatgttagccaggctgatcttgaacacctaaccttaggtgatcctcccgcctcggcctcccaaagggctgggattacagaaatgagccaccgcacccagccttctaTAAGATCACAGAATTGATAAGggccagagctgggatttgaaacaAGGGCTGCTTATCTCTAGAGCCCTGGCCCTTGTCCCCTCACCTTTGTGCAGGTGGGATTTAGCTGGAGCTGAAGGTTAGTCTGCCCTCAGGTAGAAGCATGGTGGGGAGAGAACCAGGGAATAGGGGTGGGGGTGTTCGGTACCTCCCCTCCACAGTTGCTGGAGGAGCGTTCCGAGGAGCTTCATCAGGACTGTCCCCTGGAGAGAGAAGCCAGAGTGAAGAGAAGAAAACTCCAGGATCCCCAGCCCAGGACTCCCAACTCCAGCCTCAGCAGGAACAGTTACTATAAAAACTGCAATTCTCATCAGCACCAGAGCGCAGCTGGTAGGGAAGCAAAGAACCCAGGGCCTGTTGGGTATTGTAGTTTGTTGGAGTTTAGTCCCCCCCTGCCTCTCTCCTGTCCCCTCACAGCCCAGAGGTCCACTCCCCCAGGCCCTGCACCTGTTTGGATTCCATCTTCAGAAGGCAGATCAAGATCTGGCTGTGGGGGGTCCCTGAAAATGGTGACGTCCTGCCTGACACGAGTTGGTTTGGGAGGCTTGAGGGGTGGCAGGAGTTTGCGCTCGGCAGTGGAGCGGTAGGATGTGAGGACCACAGCAGGGTGACCGATGCTTGGAGGGTTGGGGCGGGAGCGAGAGGTCCGCAGCGGAGAGGCCCGACGCAGGGCCCTGGGGACCTCCTCATAGCCCCCCACAGGCACCCATCTGAGCTCCAGGCCAGGTCGGGTGGTGTGGCAGACACAGGGGCAGCAGGGAGGGCAGGCCAGGCCAACATCTGTGGGAGATGGATATCCTAAGGAGAAAGCCCTTGgggcccagccccacccctgaGACCATAGATCATCTCCATCTTTAACCTGCCCAGCAACTGCAACACCAAGGTCAAGGCATCTGTAGATCTCCTCCACCCTGACTCCCTTCAAATCCTGACATACTGAAACCAGATATCCCAAACATTAAATCCATTTTTGAAAAGGTAGCCCCTGAAAGTCGTTAGCACTGAAAACGAAGATGGGTGGATTGAGGACCCCCAGCGCCACCCCCCCACACTCACCTGGAGCACCGTTCTCCTGGGACCCACTCCCGGGGAGGGGAGCTTCTCTCTCCCCATTCACATCTGCTCTTGCTTGGAGACCTGGCTCCGGGGCGTCTGCATCCTGAACCCGGCCTTCAGCACCCCCTTCAAACCTGCCAGCCAGCCTCCGCACAgtgccaggggctgaggcagagccATTCTGAGCCAGGACCCCGGCCATGGGGAGCAGAGGTGTGCGGGGTGACCCAGAAGGCTTGGGTGGGGGGACTGGGGACCGGGGAGCAGGTTCTGGGGAGGCGGAGCGCCGGGACACTGGACTAGGTGTGGGGGTGCTGGAAGGTGACTCTGGGGAAGTCTGGGAGTCGAGGCTGGTTCTAGAAGCTGAGGAGGGCAAAAGAGCAGGGGGCTTGAGGGATGCAGCTGGGGGCTCCCAGAAGATGGGGGTGCACATTGGGGTTGGTGCATCATTGGAGGTTCGGGGAAGTTCTTGTGGAGAGGAGCCGTTGTGGGGAGGCCCTGAGGACTGGGCAGCCCTGGAACGAGAAGGAGGGCGGGGGCGGATGATCCGAGGGGGCTTCTGCGTGGGGGGTGTTGCTGCAGGAAGGGACTGGGCTGACATGTTCCTCTGTGGTCTTCAAAGGAGTGGGGTGCTCTGCTGGAGTCATCCCctaaggaggagggagggaaacagaaaGACCCTTAGTGCCCCGCAGGGTGGATAAACTGAGGCCACTGGAAGGCAGGATTTTGAAGTCAGGAGGGAAGGCTGGTGTGGGGGTTTCAGAGAATCCATAAAACTCAATACGGGGGATCCCCTTTGCTAGTACAACCACCCTGTGTCTGCCTACTGAACCACGTGTCCGTGGGGTGTGTTGCGGAGGTTTGTGTGTGGTTGTGGTGGGGGAGTGGCACGGTGTATTGTGAGTGTGCGAGTTCTGTGCTTGCCGGGTGGGTGTGCAGGGGGAGAGTGCAGTGGACAGTGTGTGGCGTGTGGCCCGTTAGGAAGTTCTCAGTGTGCGTGTCTGAGATAGCGGTGGCAGGGTGGGTGTGCGATGTGTGTTCTGTGCTGTCTGGGTCTGGGTGCCGTGGGCGCGCCTGTCTGCCGGGCCTGGGCTGCAAGGCGTGCATCACTGTTTCCCTGCTCCACTGGCCCTCCGCCCCCCATTTCCCAGTTCCTCTCTCCGGACTCTCCCTTTCCGGATTATTTTTAGTCTCCTTTTCCTGCCATCAAGATTCCTGGAGCCTCTGACCCCCGGAGATGAGGAGGCCCTGGCTCAGTCTCTCCTGCCCTGCGTCTGATCGTCCCCGCCTGCCCTTGGGTCTGGTCACAGAGAGAAGCCCAGCACAGGCAGAAGTCTTGCCAAGAGGCCTGGGGAGGTGGCTGGGAGAGCCAGCTGAAGGAGAGGACCAGTCAGGCCAGGGCGC is from Macaca thibetana thibetana isolate TM-01 chromosome 16, ASM2454274v1, whole genome shotgun sequence and encodes:
- the ARHGEF15 gene encoding rho guanine nucleotide exchange factor 15 isoform X1 codes for the protein MSAQSLPAATPPTQKPPRIIRPRPPSRSRAAQSSGPPHNGSSPQELPRTSNDAPTPMCTPIFWEPPAASLKPPALLPSSASRTSLDSQTSPESPSSTPTPSPVSRRSASPEPAPRSPVPPPKPSGSPRTPLLPMAGVLAQNGSASAPGTVRRLAGRFEGGAEGRVQDADAPEPGLQARADVNGEREAPLPGSGSQENGAPDVGLACPPCCPCVCHTTRPGLELRWVPVGGYEEVPRALRRASPLRTSRSRPNPPSIGHPAVVLTSYRSTAERKLLPPLKPPKPTRVRQDVTIFRDPPQPDLDLPSEDGIQTGDSPDEAPRNAPPATVEGREEEGLEVLKEQNWELPLQDEPLYQTYRAAVLSEELWGVGEDGSPSPANAGDAPTFPRTPGPRNTLWQELPAVQTSGLLDTLSPQERRMQESLFEVVTSEASYLRSLRLLTDTFVLSQALRDTLTPRDHHTLFSNVQRVQGVSERFLATLLSRVRSSPHISDLCDVVHAHAVGPFSVYVDYVRNQQYQEETYSRLMDTNMRFSAELRRLQSLPKCERLPLPSFLLLPFQRITRLRMLLQNILRQTEEGSSRQENAQKALGAVSKIIERCSAEVGRMKQTEELIRLTQRLRFHKVKALPLVSWSRRLEFQGELTELGCRRGGVLFASRPRFTPLCLLLFSDLLLITQPKSGQRLQVLDYAHRSLVQAQQVPDPSGPPTFRLSLLSNHQGRPTHRLLQASSLSDMQRWLGAFPTPGPLPCSPDTIYEDCDCSQELCSESSTPAKTEGRSLESRAAPKHLHKTPEGWLKGLPGAFPAQLVCEVTGEHERRRHLRQHQRLLEAVGPSSGTPNAPPP
- the ARHGEF15 gene encoding rho guanine nucleotide exchange factor 15 isoform X2; translated protein: MSAQSLPAATPPTQKPPRIIRPRPPSRSRAAQSSGPPHNGSSPQELPRTSNDAPTPMCTPIFWEPPAASLKPPALLPSSASRTSLDSQTSPESPSSTPTPSPVSRRSASPEPAPRSPVPPPKPSGSPRTPLLPMAGVLAQNGSASAPGTVRRLAGRFEGGAEGRVQDADAPEPGLQARADVNGEREAPLPGSGSQENGAPDVGLACPPCCPCVCHTTRPGLELRWVPVGGYEEVPRALRRASPLRTSRSRPNPPSIGHPAVVLTSYRSTAERKLLPPLKPPKPTRVRQDVTIFRDPPQPDLDLPSEDGIQTGDSPDEAPRNAPPATVEGREEEGLEVLKEQNWELPLQDEPLYQTYRAAVLSEELWGVGEDGSPSPANAGDAPTFPRTPGPRNTLWQELPAVQTSGLLDTLSPQERRMQESLFEVVTSEASYLRSLRLLTDTFVLSQALRDTLTPRDHHTLFSNVQRVQGVSERFLATLLSRVRSSPHISDLCDVVHAHAVGPFSVYVDYVRNQQYQEETYSRLMDTNMRFSAELRRLQSLPKCERLPLPSFLLLPFQRITRLRMLLQNILRQTEEGSSRQENAQKALGAVSKIIERCSAEVGRMKQTEELIRLTQRLRFHKVKALPLVSWSRRLEFQGELTELGCRRGGVLFASRPRFTPLCLLLFSDLLLITQPKRSDMQRWLGAFPTPGPLPCSPDTIYEDCDCSQELCSESSTPAKTEGRSLESRAAPKHLHKTPEGWLKGLPGAFPAQLVCEVTGEHERRRHLRQHQRLLEAVGPSSGTPNAPPP
- the ARHGEF15 gene encoding rho guanine nucleotide exchange factor 15 isoform X4 — encoded protein: MSAQSLPAATPPTQKPPRIIRPRPPSRSRAAQSSGPPHNGSSPQELPRTSNDAPTPMCTPIFWEPPAASLKPPALLPSSASRTSLDSQTSPESPSSTPTPSPVSRRSASPEPAPRSPVPPPKPSGSPRTPLLPMAGVLAQNGSASAPGTVRRLAGRFEGGAEGRVQDADAPEPGLQARADVNGEREAPLPGSGSQENGAPDVGLACPPCCPCVCHTTRPGLELRWVPVGGYEEVPRALRRASPLRTSRSRPNPPSIGHPAVVLTSYRSTAERKLLPPLKPPKPTRVRQDVTIFRDPPQPDLDLPSEDGIQTGDSPDEAPRNAPPATVEGREEEGLEVLKEQNWELPLQDEPLYQTYRAAVLSEELWGVGEDGSPSPANAGDAPTFPRTPGPRNTLWQELPAVQTSGLLDTLSPQERRMQESLFEVVTSEASYLRSLRLLTDTFVLSQALRDTLTPRDHHTLFSNVQRVQGVSERFLATLLSRVRSSPHISDLCDVVHAHAVGPFSVYVDYVRNQQYQEETYSRLMDTNMRFSAELRRLQSLPKCERLPLPSFLLLPFQRITRLRMLLQNILRQTEEGSSRQENAQKALGAVSKIIERCSAEVGRMKQTEELIRLTQRLRFHKVKALPLVSWSRRLEFQGELTELGCRRGGVLFASRPRFTPLCLLLFSDLLLITQPKRPSRFRIHLDPLPSASPFSATTRVAPPTGYSKLLPYQTCSAG
- the ARHGEF15 gene encoding rho guanine nucleotide exchange factor 15 isoform X3, producing the protein MSAQSLPAATPPTQKPPRIIRPRPPSRSRAAQSSGPPHNGSSPQELPRTSNDAPTPMCTPIFWEPPAASLKPPALLPSSASRTSLDSQTSPESPSSTPTPSPVSRRSASPEPAPRSPVPPPKPSGSPRTPLLPMAGVLAQNGSASAPGTVRRLAGRFEGGAEGRVQDADAPEPGLQARADVNGEREAPLPGSGSQENGAPDVGLACPPCCPCVCHTTRPGLELRWVPVGGYEEVPRALRRASPLRTSRSRPNPPSIGHPAVVLTSYRSTAERKLLPPLKPPKPTRVRQDVTIFRDPPQPDLDLPSEDGIQTGDSPDEAPRNAPPATVEGREEEGLEVLKEQNWELPLQDEPLYQTYRAAVLSEELWGVGEDGSPSPANAGDAPTFPRTPGPRNTLWQELPAVQTSGLLDTLSPQERRMQESLFEVVTSEASYLRSLRLLTDTFVLSQALRDTLTPRDHHTLFSNVQRVQGVSERFLATLLSRVRSSPHISDLCDVVHAHAVGPFSVYVDYVRNQQYQEETYSRLMDTNMRFSAELRRLQSLPKCERLPLPSFLLLPFQRITRLRMLLQNILRQTEEGSSRQENAQKALGAVSKIIERCSAEVGRMKQTEELIRLTQRLRFHKVKALPLVSWSRRLEFQGELTELGCRRGGVLFASRPRFTPLCLLLFSDLLLITQPKRPSRFRIHLDPLPSASPFSATTRVAPPTGYSKLLPCELCFLQKTPLGRLSDLSELLQLPQSLSSVAPASALEDLLGHL